In Romboutsia lituseburensis, a genomic segment contains:
- a CDS encoding FkbM family methyltransferase, which translates to MNIYKEKIDRYLDKKNNEKYVEYLKQKFKNYKYVCSFGMGAIGKSTVNELQHQNIKIDFLCDNDVNKVGSNFNSIECISFDKLLEIKDETIVLISTAMHDSDIYDQLIQNDIKNIERVYINKFEIDNYFERVGKNYISNKLYELIDILDDDESKNIICKIVKGWSSNEIMYGEFNDIYSQNQYFLDDLVNLSDDEVFLDAGAYTGDTLLEFLKNTNHKFKNAYLFELNEKVYIDLKKNINKLDNNIREKIITYNTGTSNKKGVVNYCDEESASLITDIGECVGKVDSIDNMLNENKVSFIKMDIEGAEIDAIIGAEKTIKRHKPKLAICVYHSASDLWEIPLMLKDMLPEHKIYIRHHTNMLIETVCYAIPKI; encoded by the coding sequence ATGAATATATATAAAGAAAAAATAGATAGATATTTAGACAAAAAAAATAATGAGAAATATGTGGAATATTTAAAACAAAAATTTAAAAACTATAAATATGTTTGTTCATTTGGAATGGGTGCAATTGGAAAGTCAACAGTTAATGAGCTTCAGCATCAAAATATAAAAATAGATTTTTTATGCGATAACGATGTTAATAAGGTGGGTAGTAATTTTAATTCAATAGAATGTATATCTTTTGATAAACTTTTAGAAATTAAAGATGAAACTATAGTATTAATTTCAACAGCTATGCATGATAGTGATATATATGATCAACTGATACAAAATGATATTAAAAATATAGAACGTGTGTATATAAATAAATTTGAGATAGATAACTACTTTGAAAGAGTAGGTAAAAATTATATTAGTAATAAATTATATGAGTTAATAGACATATTAGATGATGATGAGTCAAAGAATATCATATGCAAGATTGTTAAAGGATGGTCTTCTAATGAAATTATGTATGGGGAATTTAATGATATATATTCACAAAATCAATATTTCTTAGATGATTTAGTGAATTTATCTGATGATGAAGTATTTCTTGATGCTGGTGCATATACAGGTGATACTCTTTTAGAATTTTTAAAAAATACAAATCATAAATTTAAAAATGCTTATTTATTTGAATTAAATGAAAAGGTTTATATAGATTTGAAAAAAAATATTAATAAATTAGATAATAATATAAGAGAAAAAATAATTACATATAACACAGGGACTTCTAATAAAAAGGGTGTAGTTAATTATTGCGATGAAGAATCAGCTTCACTTATAACGGATATAGGAGAATGCGTAGGAAAAGTAGATAGTATAGATAATATGCTTAATGAAAATAAAGTTTCATTTATAAAAATGGATATTGAAGGTGCTGAAATAGATGCAATTATAGGTGCAGAAAAAACTATAAAAAGGCATAAACCTAAGCTAGCCATATGTGTATATCACAGTGCGAGTGATTTATGGGAAATTCCATTAATGTTAAAAGATATGTTGCCAGAGCATAAAATATATATAAGGCATCATACGAATATGTTGATTGAAACAGTGTGTTATGCAATACCTAAAATATAA
- a CDS encoding FkbM family methyltransferase — protein MIKEIVNQYKNGEISKNEYGHNMFKVHEILLEYVTLLNGSLVEDITINKDSVVVSIKSKDNIVKMKLYDTDEGSIAASVLNNGEYESEELNMSLKVLSYLEENSVVLDVGANLGWYTINILLDKRDRKIYSFEPIKETYEILKENLKLNNIDSQYVFNIGLFNQNKVEEFYFDITGSGASSIANLRNLETTKKVNCNLMRLDDFVKENNIERIDFIKCDVEGSELFVYEGGIKSITKFKPVVFSEMLRKWSAKFGYHPNDIIDLFTNIGYGCYIIKNQNIVEFSKVDEETVEKNYFFLHKEKHKDIISLLKIDNY, from the coding sequence ATGATAAAAGAAATAGTAAATCAGTATAAAAATGGTGAAATTAGTAAAAATGAATATGGACATAATATGTTTAAAGTGCATGAAATTTTGTTAGAGTATGTAACTTTATTAAATGGATCTTTAGTGGAAGATATAACTATAAATAAAGACAGTGTAGTCGTATCTATAAAAAGTAAAGATAATATAGTAAAAATGAAACTTTATGATACTGATGAAGGATCAATAGCAGCTAGCGTATTAAATAATGGTGAGTATGAATCTGAAGAATTAAATATGAGCTTAAAAGTATTAAGTTATCTTGAAGAGAATAGTGTTGTGTTAGATGTAGGAGCTAATCTGGGATGGTATACTATTAATATATTACTTGATAAAAGAGATAGAAAAATTTACTCATTTGAACCGATAAAGGAGACGTATGAAATATTAAAAGAAAATTTAAAACTTAATAATATAGATAGTCAGTATGTATTTAATATAGGTTTATTTAACCAAAATAAAGTAGAAGAATTTTATTTTGATATTACTGGTTCAGGAGCATCTTCAATCGCTAATTTAAGAAATTTAGAAACAACTAAAAAAGTAAATTGCAATCTTATGAGATTAGATGATTTTGTAAAAGAAAATAATATAGAAAGAATTGATTTTATAAAGTGTGATGTAGAAGGATCAGAGTTATTTGTTTATGAAGGTGGTATAAAAAGTATAACAAAGTTTAAACCAGTTGTTTTCTCAGAAATGCTTAGAAAATGGTCTGCAAAATTTGGATATCATCCAAATGATATTATTGATTTATTTACAAACATAGGATATGGATGTTATATTATTAAGAATCAAAATATAGTTGAATTTAGTAAGGTAGATGAAGAAACTGTTGAAAAAAATTATTTTTTCTTACATAAAGAAAAGCATAAAGATATAATTAGCCTATTAAAAATAGATAATTACTAA
- a CDS encoding glycosyltransferase, with amino-acid sequence MIKDQILVKNMLDMINTLLEASQYLYNAAKNKNYNSFAIVSDDMHIAINSIYNTVIEIKKEENIVINVDLACENAIYSLQKIIKFSKSRSIKILDKIEFELTPILEDMYLQLYFWGSIYPDKNKMENYYKNDVAKLFFNKYIDEAEKKGDFKYDLSVIVLGYNKLSYTKLCIENLLKCIPQNLNYELILVNHGSTDDTEEYFKSIEPTKQLDLLKNGGSPTVIDRIVEGKYFSLISNDVIVTENAIENMLKCMESDTDIAWVVPTTPNVSNDQTIDAKYTNMDEMHEFAKKNNISNKYRWEQKCRLCNPIDLKKSSIWISSKGITPGGYFHTNNMMSFPDDKVSMILRRNGYKMMLAKDAYCHHFGSVTLSEEINSYEDENGRVGADEFYKSGRIEFYNTFGIDPWSKGFTPDYNLIKALQYNYKKDVKILGINCGMGSNPLKIKDRIKEESYSLDTKIYNVTDEKQYFEDLKGVSDEAYCIKDLSNLYEILNNMKFNYIIFEGQLDTCENVVQTLRNLQVYISDGGTIAMNIPDLDVRVELKKIGYSFTESGNWIIL; translated from the coding sequence ATGATAAAAGATCAAATATTAGTTAAAAATATGCTAGATATGATAAATACCCTTCTAGAAGCATCTCAATATTTATATAATGCTGCGAAAAATAAAAATTACAATAGTTTTGCTATTGTATCAGATGATATGCATATTGCAATAAATAGTATATATAATACTGTAATTGAAATAAAAAAAGAAGAAAATATAGTTATTAATGTAGACTTAGCGTGTGAGAATGCTATTTATTCTCTACAAAAAATAATAAAATTTTCAAAATCAAGATCTATAAAAATCTTAGATAAAATTGAATTTGAATTAACACCCATATTAGAGGATATGTATTTACAGCTATATTTTTGGGGAAGTATTTATCCAGATAAGAATAAAATGGAAAATTATTACAAAAACGATGTTGCAAAATTATTTTTTAATAAGTATATAGATGAGGCTGAAAAAAAAGGTGATTTTAAGTATGATTTATCTGTAATTGTATTAGGATATAATAAATTAAGTTATACAAAACTATGCATAGAAAACCTATTAAAATGTATACCACAAAATTTAAATTATGAATTGATTTTAGTAAATCATGGTTCTACGGATGATACGGAAGAATACTTTAAATCCATAGAACCTACAAAACAATTAGATTTACTAAAAAATGGAGGGTCGCCAACCGTAATAGATAGAATTGTGGAAGGTAAGTATTTTTCTCTAATTAGTAATGATGTCATAGTTACAGAGAATGCTATAGAAAATATGTTAAAATGTATGGAATCAGATACAGATATAGCATGGGTAGTACCTACTACACCAAATGTTAGTAATGATCAAACTATAGATGCAAAATATACTAATATGGATGAAATGCATGAATTTGCTAAAAAAAATAACATAAGTAATAAATATAGATGGGAACAAAAATGCAGATTATGCAACCCTATAGATTTAAAAAAATCAAGTATATGGATATCATCAAAAGGAATTACACCAGGTGGATACTTCCATACTAATAATATGATGTCTTTCCCCGACGATAAAGTATCTATGATATTAAGGCGAAATGGATATAAAATGATGTTGGCTAAGGATGCATATTGTCATCATTTTGGGAGTGTAACATTAAGTGAGGAAATTAATTCTTACGAGGATGAAAATGGACGTGTTGGGGCAGATGAGTTTTATAAATCAGGCAGAATAGAATTTTATAATACATTCGGCATAGATCCTTGGTCAAAAGGTTTTACACCTGATTATAATCTAATCAAAGCATTACAATATAATTATAAAAAAGATGTAAAAATACTTGGTATAAACTGTGGAATGGGAAGCAATCCACTTAAAATAAAAGATCGAATTAAAGAGGAAAGTTACAGCTTAGATACTAAAATCTATAATGTAACTGACGAAAAACAATATTTTGAAGATTTAAAAGGTGTATCAGATGAAGCATACTGTATTAAAGATTTAAGTAATTTATATGAAATTTTAAATAATATGAAGTTTAACTATATTATATTTGAAGGACAGCTAGACACATGTGAGAATGTAGTTCAGACGCTAAGAAATTTACAAGTATATATTAGTGATGGTGGAACAATCGCTATGAATATACCTGATTTAGATGTAAGAGTAGAATTAAAAAAGATAGGATATAGCTTTACTGAATCTGGAAATTGGATTATTTTATAG